Proteins encoded by one window of Blautia faecicola:
- the whiA gene encoding DNA-binding protein WhiA: MSFSSKVKEELSRQISTARHCQIAEIAAILSVCGQVSISANDHFRVIVHTENVSVARKYFTLIEKTFNIEAVIHVRKNVYLKKSNVYRVEVSSHEDTVRILQATKFMSPEQEIADDLSVMSRLVIQKECCKRAFLRGTFLAAGSISDPEKGYHLEIVCSTQERAEQIQSIMREFELDARIVARKKSQVVYLKEGSQIVEFLGLVEAGISLMDLENIRIRKEISNNINRKVNCETANIGKTVSAAVKQIEDIRYIETHVGFSQLTEELEETAVCRLRYPEATLKELGEMMSPPVGKSGVNHRLRKLGRIADELRENKEDYND, translated from the coding sequence ATGTCCTTTTCCAGCAAGGTGAAAGAGGAATTGTCCAGACAGATATCTACAGCGCGCCACTGCCAGATCGCGGAGATCGCGGCCATCTTAAGCGTCTGTGGACAGGTCAGTATCTCAGCCAACGATCACTTTCGTGTGATCGTACATACAGAAAATGTGTCTGTAGCAAGAAAATACTTTACATTAATAGAAAAAACATTTAATATAGAAGCTGTAATTCACGTTCGGAAGAATGTCTACCTGAAAAAATCCAATGTTTATCGGGTAGAAGTATCTTCCCATGAGGATACGGTTCGAATCCTTCAGGCTACCAAGTTCATGTCGCCGGAGCAGGAGATCGCCGATGACCTTTCCGTTATGAGTCGTCTGGTGATCCAGAAAGAGTGCTGTAAGCGGGCATTCCTGCGTGGGACATTTCTGGCAGCGGGTTCTATCAGCGATCCGGAAAAAGGCTATCATCTGGAAATTGTCTGTTCCACACAGGAGCGTGCAGAACAGATACAGTCCATCATGAGAGAATTTGAACTGGATGCGAGAATCGTTGCGAGAAAGAAAAGTCAGGTGGTCTACCTGAAAGAGGGATCCCAGATTGTGGAATTTCTGGGCCTGGTGGAAGCAGGGATCTCACTGATGGATCTGGAAAATATCCGGATTCGGAAGGAAATCAGCAATAATATTAACCGTAAAGTGAACTGCGAGACTGCCAATATCGGCAAGACGGTTTCGGCAGCAGTAAAACAGATAGAAGATATCAGGTATATTGAAACACATGTGGGCTTCTCACAACTCACGGAGGAGTTGGAGGAGACCGCAGTTTGTCGTCTGCGTTATCCGGAGGCTACTCTGAAAGAACTGGGGGAGATGATGAGTCCGCCGGTGGGGAAATCAGGAGTGAATCACAGACTTCGGAAACTGGGAAGAATCGCTGACGAGCTGCGGGAAAATAAGGAGGATTACAATGATTAA
- the rapZ gene encoding RNase adapter RapZ: MRFVIVTGMSGAGKSTALKILEDAGYFCVDNLPIPLLEKFAQFIVEGNSGSIQKVALGVDVRSGGDMEGVEKALEEIRLTGLEYEILYLDAEDEVLVKRYKETRRTHPLAGSGRVENGIREERRRLKYLKEHADYILDSSQLLTRELKAELDKIFVKNMGFKNLMITVLSFGFKYGIPSDSDLVFDVRFLPNPYYIDELRPLSGNDKPVSDYVMNCEASRIFLDKLADMVSFLIPNYIQEGKNQLVVSIGCTGGKHRSVTLANALYQRLEQSEEYGVRIEHRDIGKDAIRKKMNEVR, from the coding sequence ATGAGATTTGTAATTGTTACGGGAATGTCCGGTGCGGGAAAAAGTACCGCACTGAAAATACTGGAAGACGCAGGATATTTCTGCGTGGATAACCTTCCGATTCCGCTTCTGGAAAAATTTGCCCAGTTTATCGTGGAGGGCAATTCCGGAAGCATCCAGAAGGTAGCACTCGGCGTGGATGTGCGAAGCGGCGGTGACATGGAAGGGGTGGAGAAAGCCCTCGAGGAGATCCGCCTGACAGGACTCGAGTATGAGATCCTGTATCTGGATGCGGAAGATGAAGTGCTGGTAAAGCGTTACAAAGAGACCAGAAGAACCCATCCGCTGGCGGGAAGCGGCAGGGTGGAAAACGGTATCCGCGAGGAGCGCAGACGGTTAAAATATCTGAAAGAGCATGCGGACTACATTCTGGACAGCAGCCAGCTTCTGACGAGGGAACTGAAAGCGGAACTGGACAAGATCTTTGTGAAAAATATGGGATTTAAAAATCTGATGATCACCGTCCTCTCTTTCGGCTTCAAATACGGAATTCCGTCAGACTCGGATCTGGTTTTCGATGTGAGATTTTTGCCGAACCCCTATTATATCGATGAGCTGCGTCCGTTAAGCGGAAATGATAAACCGGTCAGCGATTATGTGATGAACTGCGAGGCATCCAGGATCTTTCTGGATAAACTGGCGGATATGGTTTCGTTCCTAATCCCGAACTATATTCAGGAAGGAAAAAATCAGCTGGTCGTAAGCATCGGATGTACCGGTGGAAAACACCGTTCCGTGACACTGGCAAATGCGTTGTATCAGCGTCTGGAACAGTCCGAAGAATACGGAGTACGGATCGAGCACAGAGACATCGGCAAAGATGCCATCCGGAAGAAAATGAACGAAGTGAGGTAA
- the murB gene encoding UDP-N-acetylmuramate dehydrogenase, producing MREEIIKRLEQTVESDQFLREEPMKKHITFRVGGPAACFLTPSTKEQIREILHICQEEKTPYFILGNGSNLLVSDQGFDGVVLQVYKNMNQVTVEGEHLRVQAGALLSATARKALEAGLTGMEFAAGIPGTMGGAAVMNAGAYGGEMKDILESVTVLTPEGEQKELKNEELQLGYRTSVVKEKGYIVLEAVLSLKKGDPEAIKSRMDELKEQRVTKQPLEYPSAGSTFKRPEGYFAGKLIQDAGLRGYQVGGAQVSEKHCGFVINKENATAKDVVDLIHDVQRIVYEKFQVQLETEVKFLGEF from the coding sequence TTGAGAGAAGAGATAATCAAAAGACTGGAACAGACAGTGGAAAGTGATCAGTTTTTGCGGGAGGAACCGATGAAGAAACATATCACATTCCGTGTGGGCGGACCGGCAGCCTGTTTTCTGACGCCATCCACAAAAGAGCAGATCAGAGAAATCTTACATATCTGTCAGGAAGAGAAGACGCCTTACTTTATCCTTGGAAACGGCAGCAATCTGCTGGTGAGCGATCAGGGATTTGACGGGGTTGTGTTGCAGGTCTATAAAAATATGAATCAGGTGACCGTAGAGGGAGAACATCTGCGGGTACAGGCAGGCGCGCTGTTATCTGCCACCGCCAGAAAGGCACTGGAAGCCGGACTTACCGGTATGGAATTCGCAGCGGGAATTCCGGGAACCATGGGAGGCGCTGCGGTCATGAACGCGGGCGCTTACGGCGGAGAGATGAAAGACATTCTGGAATCTGTCACCGTACTGACGCCGGAGGGAGAGCAGAAGGAACTGAAAAACGAGGAGCTGCAGCTGGGATACCGGACCAGTGTGGTAAAAGAAAAAGGCTACATTGTTCTGGAAGCGGTTCTGAGCCTGAAAAAAGGTGATCCGGAAGCAATCAAAAGCCGTATGGATGAACTGAAGGAACAGCGCGTGACCAAACAGCCGTTAGAGTACCCGAGTGCCGGAAGTACCTTTAAGAGACCGGAAGGATATTTTGCAGGAAAACTGATCCAGGATGCAGGTCTTCGCGGTTATCAGGTAGGCGGCGCACAGGTGTCCGAAAAACACTGCGGATTTGTGATCAATAAAGAAAATGCGACCGCGAAGGATGTGGTGGATCTGATCCATGATGTGCAGCGGATCGTATATGAGAAATTTCAGGTGCAGCTGGAGACAGAGGTAAAATTCCTCGGGGAATTTTAA
- the spoVAE gene encoding stage V sporulation protein AE, which translates to MHYINAFWVGGLICALVQILLDKTKLMPGRVMVLLVCAGSVLSALHLYKPLVDYAHAGASVPLIGFGHLLFQGVKEEIEQAGILGVFTGGFKASAGGISAALIFGYLASLFFHPQMKK; encoded by the coding sequence ATGCATTATATCAATGCCTTCTGGGTGGGAGGGCTGATCTGTGCGCTGGTGCAGATCCTTCTGGATAAGACCAAACTGATGCCGGGAAGAGTGATGGTTCTTCTGGTATGTGCGGGAAGCGTGTTAAGTGCCCTGCATCTGTACAAACCACTGGTCGATTACGCCCATGCGGGCGCAAGTGTACCGCTGATCGGATTCGGGCATCTGCTGTTTCAGGGGGTAAAAGAAGAGATTGAACAGGCGGGGATCCTCGGCGTATTTACCGGAGGGTTTAAGGCAAGTGCGGGAGGAATCAGTGCAGCATTGATCTTCGGCTATCTGGCGAGCCTGTTTTTCCATCCACAGATGAAAAAATAA
- a CDS encoding stage V sporulation protein AD, whose amino-acid sequence MEIGKQSIRLEEPVYVESWASVVGKKEGEGPLAVFFDEIETDDQLGQNTWEEAESMLQQKAARLAVKKAGCTPEDIRIIFAGDLLAQSIASSFGIGELDRPLYGLFGACSTMGEALSLGAITLSAGHGERVLAVTSSHFATAEKEFRFPLGYGSQRPLSASWTVTGSGACVLNRKKGKVKITGLTTGKVVDYGLKDSQNMGACMAPAACSTIAQNLKDFGREPEAYDQIITGDLGYVGQQILLDLLEKEGYQAVKNHKDCGILMYDQETQDTHAGGSGCGCSASVLAGYILPKIACGDWKRVLFVPTGALMSKVSFYEGNSVPGIAQGVVLEWADGEVEES is encoded by the coding sequence ATGGAGATCGGAAAACAGAGCATCCGGCTGGAAGAGCCAGTCTATGTGGAAAGCTGGGCATCGGTGGTTGGAAAGAAAGAAGGAGAAGGTCCGCTGGCAGTTTTTTTTGACGAGATCGAGACGGATGATCAGCTGGGACAGAATACCTGGGAGGAAGCAGAGAGCATGCTGCAGCAGAAGGCGGCAAGGCTGGCGGTCAAAAAGGCAGGATGCACCCCGGAGGATATCCGGATCATCTTTGCCGGGGATCTGCTGGCGCAGTCCATTGCCTCCTCGTTTGGAATCGGAGAACTGGATCGGCCGCTGTACGGACTGTTCGGTGCGTGCTCCACGATGGGAGAGGCGCTGAGTCTCGGAGCCATCACATTGTCGGCCGGTCACGGCGAGCGGGTGCTGGCGGTGACATCCAGCCATTTTGCCACGGCGGAGAAGGAATTCCGTTTTCCGCTCGGCTACGGAAGCCAGAGACCGCTGTCGGCTTCCTGGACGGTTACGGGAAGCGGAGCCTGCGTGCTGAACCGGAAGAAGGGAAAAGTAAAGATCACAGGACTTACCACAGGAAAAGTGGTGGACTACGGATTGAAAGACTCCCAGAATATGGGTGCATGTATGGCACCGGCAGCGTGCAGTACGATTGCACAGAATCTGAAAGATTTTGGAAGAGAACCGGAGGCGTACGATCAGATCATCACAGGAGATCTCGGCTATGTCGGGCAGCAGATCCTGTTGGATCTTCTCGAAAAAGAAGGCTATCAGGCGGTGAAAAATCACAAAGACTGTGGGATCCTGATGTACGACCAGGAGACACAGGATACCCATGCGGGCGGAAGCGGGTGCGGCTGCAGTGCGTCGGTACTTGCCGGCTACATTCTGCCGAAGATCGCCTGCGGAGACTGGAAACGGGTGCTTTTTGTACCGACAGGTGCGCTGATGTCAAAAGTAAGCTTCTATGAGGGAAACAGTGTACCGGGAATCGCCCAGGGTGTCGTCCTGGAATGGGCAGACGGGGAGGTGGAAGAGTCATGA
- a CDS encoding SpoVA/SpoVAEb family sporulation membrane protein: MQEDKEKQQLYEDYVKQVTPTHSLPANMAKAFLVGGLICVLGQAVTEWALAAGMDEKTAGTWCSIALIFLSALTTGMNLYPRLAKWGGAGTLVPITGFANSVAAPAVEYQKEGQVFGIGSKIFTIAGPVILYGVLTSWVLGLIQYVAERW, encoded by the coding sequence ATGCAGGAAGACAAAGAAAAACAGCAGCTATATGAAGATTACGTCAAACAGGTGACACCGACGCACAGTCTGCCCGCAAATATGGCAAAAGCCTTTCTTGTGGGAGGTCTGATCTGTGTGCTGGGGCAGGCAGTTACCGAATGGGCACTGGCGGCGGGGATGGATGAGAAGACGGCGGGAACGTGGTGTTCCATTGCGTTGATTTTTCTGAGTGCCCTGACCACGGGGATGAACCTCTATCCACGGCTGGCAAAGTGGGGCGGGGCGGGAACCCTGGTGCCGATCACGGGATTTGCCAATTCGGTAGCAGCACCGGCGGTGGAATACCAGAAGGAAGGACAGGTATTCGGAATCGGAAGCAAAATATTTACCATAGCGGGACCGGTAATCCTTTACGGGGTGCTGACCTCATGGGTGCTGGGACTGATCCAGTATGTGGCAGAAAGGTGGTAG
- a CDS encoding stage V sporulation protein AB, with protein sequence MREALLGVVGLCMGMTIASGVVAFIISLGIVPRFAGITRSATRVRLYEDCSMVGAVLGNLLFLYQEALPLGNAGLAVYGSFSGIFLGSWVVALGEVVNIYAILVRRIGLVKGIGLVILSMALGKVAGSLWFFFC encoded by the coding sequence ATGAGAGAAGCCTTGCTTGGCGTGGTGGGACTTTGTATGGGGATGACAATCGCAAGCGGTGTGGTAGCTTTTATCATCAGCCTCGGGATCGTACCGCGGTTTGCCGGGATTACGAGAAGCGCCACGCGGGTGCGGCTGTATGAGGACTGTTCCATGGTCGGTGCGGTGCTTGGCAATCTGCTCTTTCTCTACCAGGAAGCACTGCCGCTTGGGAATGCCGGACTTGCCGTCTACGGAAGTTTCTCCGGGATTTTTCTGGGAAGCTGGGTGGTAGCGCTCGGAGAGGTTGTGAACATCTATGCGATTCTTGTCCGCCGGATCGGTCTGGTCAAAGGAATCGGTCTGGTGATCCTCAGCATGGCGCTTGGAAAAGTAGCCGGTTCTCTTTGGTTTTTCTTTTGCTGA
- a CDS encoding stage V sporulation protein AA, which translates to MGDVLYIQTEKNRKITDPHVRLGDIADLTSNNPEVLQRCKVLRVLTLEPEKYGRYTVSAMELIWLIQKKEEKVEVDHVGEPQFILTYEDPAGKNIVMSWLKTAFVCLITFFGTMFSIMTFNMDVDIPTLFERISGQFTSNPAGLTILEATYSVGIGIGVVFFFNHFGKWKITEDPTPMEVEMREYEDQVDLTILEMERRKEENSG; encoded by the coding sequence ATGGGTGATGTACTGTATATCCAGACAGAGAAAAACCGGAAGATCACGGATCCTCATGTGCGTCTTGGCGATATCGCGGATCTTACGAGCAACAATCCGGAGGTTCTGCAGCGATGCAAAGTACTTCGGGTTCTGACACTGGAGCCGGAAAAATATGGCAGATATACGGTTTCAGCAATGGAACTGATCTGGCTGATCCAGAAGAAAGAAGAGAAGGTGGAAGTGGATCATGTCGGCGAACCGCAGTTCATCCTGACGTACGAGGATCCGGCAGGGAAAAATATAGTGATGAGCTGGCTGAAAACGGCGTTTGTATGCCTGATCACATTCTTTGGAACGATGTTTTCTATCATGACTTTCAATATGGATGTGGATATCCCGACTCTTTTTGAGCGGATCAGTGGACAGTTCACCTCGAATCCCGCCGGGCTGACGATTCTGGAAGCGACATATTCGGTGGGGATCGGGATCGGTGTTGTCTTTTTCTTTAATCATTTTGGCAAGTGGAAGATCACGGAGGATCCGACACCGATGGAAGTGGAGATGCGCGAATACGAGGATCAGGTGGATCTGACGATTCTCGAGATGGAGCGTCGAAAGGAGGAAAATTCCGGATGA
- a CDS encoding SigF/SigG family RNA polymerase sporulation sigma factor, producing MERTLGLIQRAHDGDKEARDILVEENVGLVWSIVRRFQHRGVEPEDLFQIGTIGLIKAVDKFDCSYEVCFSTYAVPMITGEIKRYLRDDGILKVSRSLKETAAKAYRIREQQEKQTGREPTTQEIARELGISPEELMEAMDSYVQVESLQQTIYQGEGNTILLMDKLEEKENQSERVLNRLFLEEILGKLEGEERELIYQRYFQEKTQSVIAKEMGISQVQVSRMEKRILKKMQEEV from the coding sequence ATGGAGCGTACCCTCGGGTTGATACAGAGAGCACACGATGGGGATAAAGAGGCGCGGGACATACTGGTGGAAGAGAATGTGGGGCTGGTCTGGAGTATCGTCCGGCGGTTTCAGCACAGAGGCGTGGAGCCGGAGGATCTGTTCCAGATCGGAACGATCGGGCTGATTAAGGCAGTGGATAAGTTTGACTGCAGCTATGAAGTCTGCTTTTCGACATATGCTGTTCCGATGATTACCGGAGAGATCAAACGATATCTGCGGGATGACGGGATCCTGAAAGTGAGCCGTTCGTTAAAAGAAACGGCTGCGAAAGCGTACCGGATCCGGGAACAGCAGGAGAAACAAACGGGCAGGGAACCGACCACGCAGGAAATCGCCCGGGAACTCGGGATCTCGCCGGAGGAACTGATGGAGGCGATGGATTCCTATGTGCAGGTGGAATCGCTGCAGCAGACAATCTATCAGGGGGAGGGAAACACGATCCTTCTGATGGATAAGCTGGAAGAAAAAGAAAATCAGAGTGAGCGGGTGCTGAACCGCCTGTTTCTGGAAGAAATCCTGGGAAAACTGGAAGGCGAAGAGAGGGAACTGATCTATCAGCGGTATTTTCAGGAAAAGACACAGAGTGTGATCGCAAAAGAGATGGGTATTTCCCAGGTGCAGGTATCGCGGATGGAAAAGCGGATCCTGAAAAAGATGCAGGAGGAAGTATAG
- the spoIIAB gene encoding anti-sigma F factor, which translates to MEQKNEMMLTFDSRSSNESFARVAVAAFTTQLNPTLEEVADIKTAVSEAITNAIIHGYDNQVRKIRIRCQVSERTLYVQVEDDGKGIADVKKAMEPMYTTRPDLDRSGMGFAFMEAFMDQVEVESKVGVGTIVRMKKKIGQTQQPFA; encoded by the coding sequence ATGGAACAGAAGAATGAGATGATGCTTACGTTTGACAGCAGATCGAGCAATGAATCATTTGCCAGGGTGGCGGTAGCGGCATTTACCACGCAGTTAAATCCCACGCTGGAAGAGGTGGCGGATATCAAGACCGCCGTGTCGGAGGCAATCACTAATGCGATTATCCACGGATATGACAATCAGGTGCGAAAGATCCGGATCCGCTGTCAGGTCAGTGAACGGACACTGTATGTGCAGGTGGAGGATGACGGCAAAGGAATCGCGGATGTGAAAAAAGCGATGGAACCCATGTACACCACACGGCCGGATCTGGACCGCTCCGGGATGGGATTTGCATTCATGGAAGCGTTTATGGATCAGGTGGAAGTGGAGTCGAAAGTGGGCGTGGGAACCATCGTCCGCATGAAAAAGAAGATCGGACAGACGCAGCAGCCATTTGCATAA
- a CDS encoding STAS domain-containing protein, whose translation MEQFQVKGRTLVIRMPKELDHHTTGQIPQKADRMIGERNIQRIEFDFRDTGFMDSSGIGVIMGRYQKLRLLGGSVAATHVSDRIWRILHLAGVTKVLEVEKERNWKENK comes from the coding sequence ATGGAACAATTTCAGGTGAAGGGGCGGACGTTAGTGATCCGGATGCCAAAAGAGCTGGATCATCATACCACAGGGCAGATTCCGCAAAAAGCAGACCGAATGATCGGGGAGAGGAATATTCAGCGGATTGAGTTTGACTTCCGGGATACCGGATTTATGGACAGTTCCGGGATCGGTGTGATCATGGGGCGGTATCAGAAACTGCGGCTGCTCGGGGGGAGTGTTGCTGCGACGCATGTCAGTGACCGGATCTGGCGGATCCTGCATCTGGCGGGAGTGACGAAGGTGCTGGAAGTAGAAAAGGAACGAAACTGGAAGGAAAACAAATAA
- a CDS encoding tetratricopeptide repeat protein has product MNCMNCGAPLGKSDYCPSCGFHVEVQKKIWQLSNTYYNLGLDKAQIRDLSGAIDLLKRSLKFNKLNVQARNLLGLVYFETGEAVAALSEWIISKNIMPENNIASEYIERLQQNANKLDVINQTIKKYNDSLKCCRKGSEDVAVIQLKKILNQNPKLIKGYHLLALIYLKKEEYEKARRILKKAAKIDKTNSTTLRFLREVDEQTGTVTSLEPRRWAFGLREKEDRTPRNQSVAYRTENDVVIQPPTFRESSMAATLLNLGFGFLVGACLVWFLMVPANTQRINKAANEKVVSYSNTMATQSAEMNKMQEQIDQSEETVASAQQQIEDAQNQTTSYENLIKAYAAFQSGNYTSAANVLQNVQADLLSVDAKEIYDSIYKNIQTTMKNNLKTQGEQAFYAKDYETAITDLSQAMEMDDSDYEVLNLLAHSYRLNEQYDQAVEIFQKIVDRFPGTKRATTAQKYIDNGGKGFDTVGQKSSSGTTSTQTQSQTTASQDTAQSGDTTGTQDTGGTEAGQTGNGDNAEGTSGEDGQ; this is encoded by the coding sequence ATGAATTGTATGAATTGCGGAGCTCCGCTTGGAAAGTCGGATTACTGTCCGAGCTGTGGTTTTCATGTGGAAGTACAGAAGAAAATCTGGCAGCTGTCCAATACCTATTACAATCTGGGGCTGGACAAGGCGCAGATCCGGGATCTGTCCGGAGCCATTGATCTGTTAAAGCGCAGCCTGAAGTTTAACAAGTTAAATGTTCAGGCGAGAAACCTGCTGGGACTGGTGTATTTTGAGACCGGCGAGGCGGTAGCGGCGCTGAGTGAATGGATCATCAGTAAAAATATCATGCCGGAAAACAACATCGCTTCCGAGTATATCGAACGGCTGCAGCAGAACGCCAACAAACTGGATGTGATCAACCAGACCATCAAAAAGTACAATGACAGTCTGAAGTGCTGCCGCAAGGGCAGTGAGGATGTGGCGGTGATCCAGCTGAAAAAGATTCTGAACCAGAATCCGAAGCTGATCAAGGGCTATCATCTGCTGGCACTGATCTATCTGAAAAAAGAAGAGTACGAAAAAGCCAGAAGGATCTTGAAGAAAGCGGCGAAGATTGACAAGACAAACTCTACCACCCTGCGTTTCCTGCGGGAAGTAGACGAGCAGACCGGAACGGTTACCAGTCTCGAGCCGAGACGGTGGGCATTTGGTCTGCGGGAAAAAGAAGACAGAACGCCGAGAAATCAGTCCGTCGCTTACCGGACAGAAAACGATGTGGTGATCCAGCCGCCGACCTTCCGGGAGAGTTCCATGGCAGCAACTTTGCTGAACCTGGGATTTGGTTTTCTGGTAGGAGCCTGCCTGGTATGGTTTTTGATGGTACCGGCAAATACGCAGCGCATCAACAAAGCGGCGAATGAAAAAGTAGTAAGTTACAGCAATACGATGGCAACACAGTCTGCCGAGATGAATAAGATGCAGGAACAGATCGACCAGTCGGAAGAAACGGTAGCATCTGCCCAGCAGCAGATCGAGGATGCCCAGAATCAGACGACCAGTTATGAGAATCTGATCAAGGCGTATGCAGCTTTCCAGAGCGGAAATTATACTTCCGCGGCGAATGTTTTACAGAATGTCCAGGCAGATCTTTTGTCTGTGGATGCGAAAGAAATCTATGATTCGATCTATAAGAACATCCAGACGACGATGAAGAACAATCTGAAAACACAGGGCGAGCAGGCATTTTACGCGAAAGATTATGAGACTGCGATCACCGATCTGAGTCAGGCAATGGAGATGGATGATTCGGACTATGAAGTGCTGAATCTGCTGGCGCATTCCTACCGACTGAATGAACAGTATGATCAGGCGGTAGAGATCTTCCAGAAGATCGTGGATCGGTTTCCGGGTACGAAACGTGCGACCACTGCACAGAAATATATTGACAACGGTGGCAAAGGATTTGACACGGTTGGTCAGAAGAGCAGTTCCGGTACAACCAGTACACAGACGCAGAGTCAGACGACGGCTTCACAGGATACTGCACAGAGCGGAGATACCACCGGTACACAGGATACAGGCGGAACCGAAGCCGGTCAGACCGGTAACGGAGACAATGCCGAAGGAACTTCCGGGGAAGACGGACAATAA
- a CDS encoding bifunctional folylpolyglutamate synthase/dihydrofolate synthase yields the protein MVILNYRKIVDYIEEIPKFTSKNPLDHTKALLKRLGDPQNQMQVIHVAGTNGKGSVCAYLDSMLRAGGYKVGLFTSPHLVKINERFKINGEMISDEQFVKAFEEVQTIIRQAQEDGLDHPSYFETLFLMGMVVFKEADVDYVVLETGLGGRLDATNTVDRPLACIITSISLDHVEYLGDTIRKIAGEKAGIIKPQVPVIYDGHQPEASEVIEKRAKELGSPAFALTEDMYEMQRNTREGIDFSFHCKYYNTVQLSIPYIAPYQMMNASLAFFTMEQLRDVHKIPVEKLIEGLKNTHWEGRMETILPDVIVDGAHNADGVARFVETACHFGKEHPITLLFSAVADKEYEKMIRTVSEKIRPRAVVATEVGGSRVVPATELAQFFKEDGCEQVIAEANVGEAFEKALSLKGDGMLFCVGSLYLVGEIKEYLQKNPKA from the coding sequence GTGGTAATTTTGAATTATAGAAAAATCGTAGATTATATTGAAGAGATACCGAAGTTTACATCGAAAAACCCTCTGGATCACACAAAAGCCTTGCTGAAACGCCTGGGCGATCCGCAGAATCAGATGCAGGTGATCCATGTGGCGGGAACGAACGGCAAGGGAAGCGTCTGCGCGTACCTGGACTCCATGCTCCGGGCAGGAGGCTACAAAGTTGGTTTATTTACTTCGCCGCATCTGGTAAAGATCAACGAACGTTTTAAGATCAACGGAGAGATGATCTCCGACGAACAGTTTGTGAAGGCTTTTGAAGAAGTACAGACGATTATCCGACAGGCACAGGAAGACGGACTGGATCACCCGAGCTATTTTGAGACACTGTTTCTGATGGGTATGGTGGTCTTTAAAGAAGCAGATGTGGATTATGTGGTTCTGGAGACGGGACTTGGCGGAAGACTGGATGCGACGAACACGGTAGACCGTCCGCTGGCATGCATTATCACATCGATCAGCCTGGATCACGTGGAATATCTGGGAGATACTATCAGAAAAATTGCCGGAGAGAAGGCGGGAATCATCAAACCGCAGGTTCCGGTGATCTATGACGGACACCAGCCGGAAGCCTCCGAAGTGATCGAAAAACGGGCAAAAGAACTGGGTTCCCCGGCATTTGCACTGACCGAGGATATGTATGAGATGCAGAGAAATACAAGAGAAGGCATTGATTTTTCCTTCCATTGTAAGTATTATAATACTGTTCAACTGTCGATTCCGTATATCGCACCGTACCAGATGATGAACGCTTCTCTGGCATTTTTCACGATGGAACAGCTGCGGGATGTGCATAAGATTCCGGTGGAAAAACTGATCGAGGGACTGAAAAATACCCATTGGGAAGGCCGGATGGAGACGATCTTACCGGATGTTATCGTAGACGGTGCACACAATGCAGACGGCGTGGCACGGTTTGTGGAGACGGCATGCCATTTTGGAAAAGAGCATCCGATCACGCTGTTATTTTCCGCAGTGGCTGACAAAGAGTATGAAAAAATGATCCGCACGGTCAGCGAAAAGATCCGCCCGCGGGCAGTCGTAGCCACGGAAGTGGGTGGCAGCAGAGTCGTACCTGCGACCGAACTTGCACAGTTTTTCAAAGAAGACGGATGTGAACAGGTGATTGCTGAGGCAAATGTAGGAGAGGCATTTGAAAAAGCATTATCTTTAAAAGGTGATGGAATGTTATTTTGCGTTGGATCTCTGTATCTGGTAGGTGAGATCAAAGAGTACCTGCAGAAGAATCCAAAAGCATAG